From a region of the Impatiens glandulifera chromosome 4, dImpGla2.1, whole genome shotgun sequence genome:
- the LOC124936673 gene encoding uncharacterized protein LOC124936673 has product MATKISISFRTGKSTLFNAVAFFKLWSPSSNVTFPPPATMITNGHRSVCTKQIQQSQISVSNQSAFNISVPGFPVDSPLSGLEDVMIGYILGKTKATEVAHLAWKYIVQEGDTVVDATCGNGHDTLALVKLVTADKTQRGRVYSLDVQKFALEKTLALLDESLDKDEKEIVKLVETCHSKMHEVVPKGEPVRVVAFNLGYLPGGDKALITGPKTTLMALESAKDLLTHGGLISVVGYVGHPGGREEFETVLEFGSRLPVDEWSCCELRMLNRPLAPVLVFMFKR; this is encoded by the exons ATGGCCACAAAAATAAGCATCAGCTTCAGAACCGGAAAATCAACTCTCTTTAACGCCGTT GCATTCTTTAAGCTTTGGTCCCCATCAAGCAACGTTACCTTTCCACCACCAGCCACAATGATAACAAATGGACATCGATCTGTCTGCACCAAACAAATTCAACAAAGTCAAATCTCTGTTTCGAATCAGTCTGCTTTTAATATCTCTGTCCCTGGCTTTCCTGTTGATTCCCCTCTCTCAG GTCTGGAGGATGTGATGATAGGTTATATCCTTGGGAAGACGAAGGCCACTGAAGTCGCTCATTT AGCATGGAAGTATATTGTCCAGGAAGGGGATACAGTTGTTGATGCCACTTGTGGTAATGGACACGATACATTGGCATTGGTGAAGCTGGTAACTGCTGATAAGACTCAAAGAGGCCGTGTTTACTCGTTAGATGTTCAGAAATTTGCGTTGGAAAAGACTTTGGCCTTACTTGATGAATCACTTGACAAAGATGAg AAAGAAATTGTTAAGTTGGTTGAGACTTGTCACAGTAAGATGCATGAAGTTGTTCCAAAGGGCGAACCGGTTAG GGTAGTTGCCTTCAACTTAGGGTACCTTCCCGGGGGAGATAAAGCACTAATAACAGGTCCTAAGACGACCCTAATGGCTTTAGAGTCTGCAAAGGACTTGTTAACACACGGAGGTCTTATAAGCGTAGTTGGTTACGTGGGACATCCTGGTGGAAG GGAAGAGTTTGAGACAGTTCTAGAATTTGGTTCTAGGTTACCTGTTGATGAATGGAGTTGCTGCGAGCTTCGAATGTTAAACCGACCTCTGGCTCctgttcttgttttcatgttTAAAAGATAG